The Candidatus Acidiferrales bacterium genomic sequence CCGGCATACTCAAAGCTCAAGAACACTCGGAGGTACCACAAAGGCGGGCATTCAAGTTGAGGCCTGGTCGAGGAGTTCCACCACGTGCATCACCTGCTGGCCGGTTCGCGCCCGGGCGACGCCGGCGCGCAGTTGCAGCATGCAGCCGGGATTGGCCGTCAGCAAGACGTCCGCCCGCGTTGCTTGGGCATAGATCATTTTTTCATCCAGAAGGGCGAGAGAGATTTCCGGTTGCTGCACGTTGTAAATTCCGGCGCTCCCACAGCAATGGTCGGCGTTGAACATTTCCACCAACTCAACTCCCGGAACCATGCGAAGGAGTTCCCGCGGGGCGTCCTTGATTTTCTGCCCGTGCGCCAGGTGACAGGAATCCTGGTAGGTCACCCGCAGTCGCGTCTCGCGCAAGGATTGTGTCAGGCCGACCGCGGCCAGAAATTCGGTGACGTCCTTCACCTTGCGGGAAAAGGCAGCGCTGCGCTCGCGCAGATCGCCATCCACCGGGAAGAGCGTCTCATACCCTTTGAGGGTGGAACCGCAGCCGGCAGCATTGGTGATGATGGCGTCAAAGGACTCCCCAAGAAAAACCTCCATGTTCTTCCGCGCGAGCCGGCGGGCCAGATCGCGCTCGCCGGCATGCACGGCCAGGGCCCCGCAGCAGAGTTGCCCGGAAGGGATCACCACCTCGCAGCCGTTCTTTACGAGCACCCGCACCG encodes the following:
- a CDS encoding (Fe-S)-binding protein, whose protein sequence is RLVFHELLPHPKRIRALGRLLRFYQHSGMQDLVRATRLASLVGMKDAEALLPPVSDRFFFDRLGKTLPALGRRRFRVAFFAGCLAQIMFNELNEATVRVLVKNGCEVVIPSGQLCCGALAVHAGERDLARRLARKNMEVFLGESFDAIITNAAGCGSTLKGYETLFPVDGDLRERSAAFSRKVKDVTEFLAAVGLTQSLRETRLRVTYQDSCHLAHGQKIKDAPRELLRMVPGVELVEMFNADHCCGSAGIYNVQQPEISLALLDEKMIYAQATRADVLLTANPGCMLQLRAGVARARTGQQVMHVVELLDQAST